CAGTTGTTCGGGCGGCTGCTCTCGACGCGACACACCGAAGTAACCTTGGCCGGCCGTGCGCGGCTCTTGTTGCCCGATGGCTTTCGCGATTTTCTGCGCGTCGAACCAGGAGGGGAATTGCTATTGGTCGGCGCGGCGGTCTGTCTCGAGATTTGGAACCCAACTACCTGGCTGGAGTATCTGGAACGACGGATGCCGAAGTTCCGAAAACTGTTTGATCGATTAACCGGCTAGGGCGTCGAGCGCGACAGCGTCCAACGCGATCGTGTCTAATTCGCCCGTGCCCGGTGTGGAGCAAGTGCTGTTTTCCCCGCTTGTCACCCGGTTGGAAAGCACAAATACCAAGGACGGTCCTTTGGCAAGGAAGCCAATTTTTCTTCTCCCACCGGGCAGGGCTTTTCCTGCTCTGCCCACCGGCTTAGTTGTCGTTCGTCTTGTGTCATTGGGTTGGCCCATCAACGACGATGGATGCTTGCGCTGCTCGTGATGCTCGGCCGGTCGTAGCGATTCTGCAGCGACTCTGACGAATTCGTTAGCCTCCCATCCATTGCGCAGGGCGATAAGCCATCGCGCCCAACGGCCCCTCGTGAAGAATCGCACGAAGTCGAGGCCCGTCCCCATGCGCTTCCCTTCCCGGCAACGTAACCGCAGCCTAAGGTTGAGATAGCAAGTCAATGCGCGCGGGCCGGCAAGCCTTGGCGGTTTCCTGACAACTGCAAAGGCTCATCGAAAGGACCGAGTCGATGGACTCCATCCGGATCCTGCTCTTTGAAGATAATCCCGCCGATACGAGGCTCATTCGCGAGGCGCTCGCCGATTCGCAACCGCAGCACTTTATCGAGCATCGCACGGACCTTGCCGCTGGCCTGAAGCGGCTGGTCGAACGCGGCGTCGATTGCGTGCTGTTGGATCTGACACTGCCTGATAGCAGCGGTCTGGACACGTTTCGCGCCGTACACCAGGCGGCGCCGCAGGTGGCGATCATCATTCTCTCGGCGTTCGAGAACGATGAGCTGGCGCTGGCGGCCGTTCAAGCCGGTGCTCAGGACTATCTGCCCAAGGGAGAGTTGACACCGAGCTTGCTGGCCCGCTCCATACGCTATGCGCTCGAGCGCAAACGAGCACAGGCCGAGGTCATGGCGCTCAACGCCGAGCTCGAGAGCCGGGTTCGCGAGCGCACGCGCGAATTGGCGGTTGTGAATCACGAACTCGAAGCGTTCGGCTACTCCGTGGCGCACGATCTGCGCCGGCCACTGCGGGCGATCGACGGATTCGCTTCGGTCTTGCACGAGACTTGCGTTGAAAAACTCGATCCGCAGGAGCGCCATTATTTCGATCGTATTCGCCGCGCATGCCGGCACATGGGCGAGTTGATCGACGCGCTGTTGTCGATCGCGCGGCTGGCGCATCAGGAAATGCGGCACGAACCCGTGGACCTGACGGCCGTCGCCGACGAAATCATTCATGAGCTGCGTCGCCGTGAGCCCGCGCGGGTCGTGCAAACGGTCGTTGCCGAAGGCATGATCGCCAGCGGTGATCCTTCTCTCTTGCGCGCGGCGCTTGAGAACCTGATCGGCAACGCCTGGAAGTTCACGCGCCATCGCGACGACGCGCTGATCGAAATCGGCGTCGCCGCGGGAGAAAACGACCGCACGTTCTTCGTCCGCGACAACGGAGCCGGCTTCGACATGGCCTATGCCAGCAAATTATTCAAACCCTTCGAGCGATTGCACCTGACCAGCGAATTCGAGGGGCTGGGCGTCGGACTGTCCGCCGTCGAACGCATCGTGCGGCGCCACGGGGGGCAGGTATGGGCGGAAGCCGCCATCGACCAAGGGGCCACCTTCTATTTTGCCCTGCAGCAGGGCGAGGCATTGCACCATGGACCTCGCGAACAGAACTGTCTTGCTCGTTGAAGACGATCCTGATGACGAAGAGCTGTTTCGCCTGGCTCTCGCGCACGCCAACGTCGATTGCCGTGTGGAAGTAGTTTCGAACGGCGAGGCATTGCTCGGTCGCTTGTTCGGCAGCGGCGCTCACGGCACGAGCGACAAAAAGCCAGACCCCGACCTGATCTTGCTCGACCTGAAGTTGCCGAAGCTCAGCGGTCTGCAAGTGCTGCGCGTGCTGAAGAACACGGCGCACGGCACCGAGGCGGTTACCTGCCCGATCGTCGTGTTTACCTCGTCGGACGACGAAAAGGACATCGCCACCTCATACGGTCTGGGCGCGCTCAGCTACGTACGCAAACCGGTCTCGCACGGACGCTTCATGGAGACTGTTCAAGAAACCGTCCTGTATTGGCTGAATATCAATGAACCGGTGCCGCGGCATGGATCGCGAGCCGCGATGCCGGACATCGAACATGCAGTCGGCGGAATATGACGTAACCCGCTTCTGGGGAGAAATAAAGCGACAACGGTGACCCGGCCTGATGCGAGAGATCACGGGACTGAGCTAGGGGGAGAGAAATCATGAACCGAGAAATGGTTGGTCGTCCGGTAGAGATACTGCTCGTCGAAGACAATTTGGGCGACGTCCGTTTGACCGAAGAGGCGCTGCGCGAAGGGCACGTGAACCACCGCCTGTCGGTGGTGCGCGACGGTTATGAAGCTATCGAGTTCATCCATCAACAGGGGATTTTTTGTCGGGCACCGAGGCCCGACATGATTCTACTGGATCTGGGCTTGCCCAAGATGGACGGCCGGCAACTGCTGGATCACATCAAGGCCGACGACGATCTGCAGCAGATTCCGGTCGTGATTCTGACCGCCTCGCAAGCTCACGAAGATTATTTGCGCGGTGAACTGGCGAACGTCGATTGTTACATGACCAAGCCGGTTGAGTGGGACAAGTTCGTGACCGTTGTCCGACAACTCAAGAAAAGCTGGCTGATGAAGACTTTGCTCACGTCGTAATCTCATCGGGATCGTGCAGCCTACAAATCGCCGCGCGGCCGGTTTCCGAATGACGGATACGCGGCAACCGGCATGCGAGATGTTTCGGTGCTCGAGATCCTTCGCCATCCTTTTGACACTTCCGGATTCCCGCCGCGCTGGCATTGCGGGGCGTGGAGCGCCGAGCTGGGGTGGCTGCACATCGCGTCGGACGTGGCCATCTGGCTCGCCTACATGGCGATACCGGCCGTCTTGTTGTACTACACGGCCCGTCGCCCGCACGTTCCTTTCCGCGGGGTTCTGTTTTTATTCGCCACGTTTGTGCTGGCTTGTGGCACGGTGCACTTGATTGAAGCGACGATATTCTGGTGGCCGGCTTACCGTTTCTCCGGACTGTTGAAGTTCGCGACGGCCATCGTATCCTGGGCCACGATGTTGGCCCTGATCCCCACGGTGCCCTATGCCCTGGGCCTGCGGACGCCGCAAGAATTCGAGCGCGAGCTGGTCGAGCGCCGCGCGATGGAACGCGCGCTGCGCGAAAGCGAAGCGCAATACCGCGAACTCTTCGAAAACGCCAATGACATCGTCTACTTGCACGACCTGCAGGGACGCTTCACGGCGGCCAACAAGGCCGCGATCCAGGCAACAGGTTACAGCCGGCTAGAACTGCTCGGCATGACCGTCGACGAGCTAGTAGCGCCCGAGTATCGGGCGTTGGCCCGCGAAATGACCGCGAAGAAGCTGCTGGGCCAGGCTGGGTCATCCTACGAGTTGACGATCTGCACCAAGGACGGACATCGTCGCCTGTTCGACGTGCACAGCCGACTGGTGACGCGCGACGGCGCGCCGGTAGGCGTACAAGGGATCGCTCGTGACGTCACCGAACGGGAAGAAGCCGCCAAGTCCCTGCGCGAAAGCGAAGCCCGCTTTCGTGGGCTGTTGGAATCGGCCCCCGACGCCATGATCATCATCGATCAGCACGGCTTGATCAAAATCGTCAATTCGCAGGTCGAACGAATGTTCGGCTACGGGCGCGACGACCTGT
This genomic stretch from Pirellulales bacterium harbors:
- a CDS encoding ATP-binding protein, whose translation is MDSIRILLFEDNPADTRLIREALADSQPQHFIEHRTDLAAGLKRLVERGVDCVLLDLTLPDSSGLDTFRAVHQAAPQVAIIILSAFENDELALAAVQAGAQDYLPKGELTPSLLARSIRYALERKRAQAEVMALNAELESRVRERTRELAVVNHELEAFGYSVAHDLRRPLRAIDGFASVLHETCVEKLDPQERHYFDRIRRACRHMGELIDALLSIARLAHQEMRHEPVDLTAVADEIIHELRRREPARVVQTVVAEGMIASGDPSLLRAALENLIGNAWKFTRHRDDALIEIGVAAGENDRTFFVRDNGAGFDMAYASKLFKPFERLHLTSEFEGLGVGLSAVERIVRRHGGQVWAEAAIDQGATFYFALQQGEALHHGPREQNCLAR
- a CDS encoding response regulator; its protein translation is MLVEDDPDDEELFRLALAHANVDCRVEVVSNGEALLGRLFGSGAHGTSDKKPDPDLILLDLKLPKLSGLQVLRVLKNTAHGTEAVTCPIVVFTSSDDEKDIATSYGLGALSYVRKPVSHGRFMETVQETVLYWLNINEPVPRHGSRAAMPDIEHAVGGI
- a CDS encoding response regulator, whose protein sequence is MNREMVGRPVEILLVEDNLGDVRLTEEALREGHVNHRLSVVRDGYEAIEFIHQQGIFCRAPRPDMILLDLGLPKMDGRQLLDHIKADDDLQQIPVVILTASQAHEDYLRGELANVDCYMTKPVEWDKFVTVVRQLKKSWLMKTLLTS
- a CDS encoding PAS domain S-box protein; translated protein: MRDVSVLEILRHPFDTSGFPPRWHCGAWSAELGWLHIASDVAIWLAYMAIPAVLLYYTARRPHVPFRGVLFLFATFVLACGTVHLIEATIFWWPAYRFSGLLKFATAIVSWATMLALIPTVPYALGLRTPQEFERELVERRAMERALRESEAQYRELFENANDIVYLHDLQGRFTAANKAAIQATGYSRLELLGMTVDELVAPEYRALAREMTAKKLLGQAGSSYELTICTKDGHRRLFDVHSRLVTRDGAPVGVQGIARDVTEREEAAKSLRESEARFRGLLESAPDAMIIIDQHGLIKIVNSQVERMFGYGRDDLLGQPVEKLLDESLHGAYATYRDQFAADPRARPMGSGVEVHARRRDGSQLPVEISLSPFLTDDGLVVTAAVRDVTEQHEARELLAQQAEDYARSNAELEQFAYVASHDLQEPLRMVASYCQLLQRRYKGKLDADADDFINFAVDGARRMQVLINDLLTYSRAGRRDLALAETDCEQVLSDVMSNLQTAIEEREAVITHDPLPTVMADRGQLTQVLQNLVANAIKFSKCRPKVHIASERIDDEWRIAVRDHGIGIAPEYAERIFEIFKRLHGWGEYPGTGIGLAVCKKLVERHGGRIWVESTPEQGSTFFFTLPAC